Proteins from a genomic interval of Rosa chinensis cultivar Old Blush chromosome 2, RchiOBHm-V2, whole genome shotgun sequence:
- the LOC112186235 gene encoding homeobox-leucine zipper protein HAT5, with protein sequence MEPGRLFFEPQQGGGGNMLFLGSGDHVFRGPRSIIGMEETSRRRSFFSTQDELYEEEYYDEQMPEKKRRLTAEQVHLLEKSFETDNKLEPDRKTQLAKKLGLQPRQVAVWFQNRRARWKTKQLERDYDVLKASYDSLLANYDSILKENQKLKSEVVAITEKLEAKDQEEKGAAFAGDHHHHDEKRLPGHLLPGEKEMITDVNVPMSLQFDVKVEDRLSSGSGASAVVDEEGPQHVDSGDSYFPSSSDVHNYPPPHPPHDHHHCMGLVGGVHSEDDGSDDGRSYFSDVFAAAAAEQQQPEEGVSMGWWVWS encoded by the exons ATGGAGCCAGGCCGTCTTTTCTTTGAGCCTCAGCAAGGTGGTGGCGGCAACATGTTGTTCCTCGGGAGTGGTGATCACGTTTTCCGAG GGCCGAGATCGATAATTGGCATGGAGGAAACTTCGAGGAGGCGATCCTTTTTCAGCACGCAAGATGAATTGTACGAGGAGGAATATTACGACGAGCAGATGCCAGAGAAGAAGCGCCGCCTCACGGCCGAGCAg GTGCATCTGCTGGAGAAGAGCTTTGAGACAGATAACAAACTGGAGCCGGATCGGAAGACGCAGCTGGCCAAGAAGCTAGGGCTGCAGCCAAGACAGGTGGCTGTGTGGTTCCAGAATCGTAGGGCTCGCTGGAAGACAAAGCAGCTTGAGCGCGATTATGATGTTCTAAAAGCCTCTTATGACTCCCTTTTGGCTAACTATGATTCTATCCTCAAGGAGAATCAGAAGCTCAAATCCGAG GTGGTCGCCATAACTGAGAAACTTGAAGCTAAAGATCAGGAGGAAAAAGGAGCAGCATTTGCAggtgatcatcatcatcatgatgAGAAGCGTCTCCCTGGTCATCTTCTTCCAGGTGAGAAAGAGATGATCACGGATGTCAATGTTCCAATGAGCCTCCAGTTCGATGTGAAGGTTGAGGATCGCCTGAGCTCCGGGAGCGGTGCTTCCGCCGTGGTGGACGAGGAAGGCCCTCAGCACGTGGACAGCGGTGACTCGTATTTCCCAAGTAGCTCTGACGTCCACAATtatcctcctcctcatcctccacATGATCATCACCACTGCATGGGGCTAGTAGGTGGGGTCCACTCGGAGGACGATGGCAGCGATGACGGTCGGAGTTACTTCTCTGATGTGTTTGCCGCCGCCGCCGCAGAGCAGCAGCAGCCGGAGGAGGGCGTGTCGATGGGCTGGTGGGTGTGGTCCTAA